A window of Chitinophagales bacterium contains these coding sequences:
- a CDS encoding SOS response-associated peptidase yields the protein MCYYNGQKVTHAEYIRLKHLEKAVAKYDFLIRDLQVGFDYNKNAVLKPIPGQEDFDIVQMEWGFIFPNLRTRDDVHKLRLGYKDARGFFKPPIMTLNAVAEEMLLPNKVYRDAALHRRCLVLSSGFYEWRHIYRTNKRTGEPLKTPDKYPYFIKVKDKEYFYMAGIWQPWTDKATGEYVESFAIVTTAANALMEKIHNSKKRMPAILSEDLAWEWLFGNPDEKRITDIAMTPFPAEQMEAYTIAKDFRDSLEPTKRVEYEELREA from the coding sequence ATGTGCTACTACAACGGTCAAAAAGTAACCCACGCTGAGTACATACGTCTCAAACACCTGGAAAAGGCAGTGGCAAAATATGACTTCCTTATACGTGATCTCCAGGTAGGGTTTGATTATAATAAGAACGCAGTACTGAAACCCATCCCGGGCCAGGAGGATTTTGATATTGTGCAAATGGAATGGGGCTTTATATTCCCCAACCTCAGAACAAGGGACGATGTACATAAACTTCGATTAGGGTATAAAGATGCCAGAGGTTTTTTCAAACCTCCGATCATGACCCTCAATGCGGTTGCCGAGGAAATGCTTCTTCCGAATAAAGTGTACCGCGATGCCGCCCTTCACCGTCGTTGCCTCGTTCTCTCCAGCGGCTTTTATGAGTGGCGCCATATATACCGAACAAATAAAAGAACGGGCGAACCCCTGAAGACGCCCGATAAGTACCCTTATTTTATTAAGGTAAAAGACAAGGAGTATTTTTATATGGCAGGAATCTGGCAGCCCTGGACCGACAAAGCCACCGGCGAATATGTTGAGAGTTTTGCCATTGTTACAACGGCGGCAAACGCACTCATGGAGAAAATACATAACAGTAAAAAAAGAATGCCCGCCATTCTTTCTGAAGACCTTGCCTGGGAATGGTTATTCGGCAACCCGGATGAAAAAAGAATTACGGATATCGCCATGACACCATTTCCCGCAGAACAAATGGAAGCCTATACGATAGCTAAAGATTTCCGCGATTCTCTGGAGCCGACGAAGAGGGTGGAGTATGAGGAGCTTCGTGAGGCGTGA